One part of the Paenibacillus thermoaerophilus genome encodes these proteins:
- a CDS encoding serine/threonine protein kinase produces MRGRKGNRFARLLASLLDRPLPPGTRLAGRYELVEPLGMGSYGLSYLARDIGDGTLCVLKTDRLSRRWRRRPPSSLPAEAEALRACRHERVPRLLGLFRERGRWWIAMERKAGPTLESLLIEDAVRFTEAEALAFAWDVALLVKELHSRGYVHRDVRPPNLVLVPPGDGDAAGAGSAFRYGRAHLIDFGLARIIGSEPEKAGADTDVPEEKRLRRECAPRADWYALGHLLLFLLYSSYPGAPGDEPPAGESPDPGWERELELLPQTRRLLKRLLQSERAYESWPALEEDWQAALLASSCGVSSQS; encoded by the coding sequence ATGCGCGGCCGTAAGGGCAACCGGTTCGCCCGGCTGCTCGCTTCCCTGCTGGACCGTCCGCTGCCGCCCGGCACGCGGCTGGCCGGACGCTACGAGCTGGTCGAGCCGCTCGGTATGGGCAGCTACGGCCTCTCCTATCTCGCGCGCGATATCGGCGACGGCACGCTCTGCGTGCTGAAGACGGACCGGCTCAGCAGGCGATGGCGTAGGCGCCCCCCGTCCAGCCTGCCCGCCGAAGCGGAGGCGCTGCGGGCGTGCCGCCACGAACGGGTGCCCCGCCTGCTGGGCCTGTTCCGCGAGCGGGGCCGCTGGTGGATCGCCATGGAGCGCAAGGCCGGGCCGACGCTCGAGTCGCTGCTGATCGAGGACGCCGTTAGGTTTACGGAAGCCGAAGCGCTCGCCTTCGCCTGGGATGTCGCCCTGCTCGTCAAGGAGCTGCATAGCCGCGGCTACGTGCACCGGGACGTGCGGCCGCCGAACCTGGTTCTGGTCCCGCCCGGGGACGGCGACGCGGCAGGCGCAGGTTCGGCGTTCCGGTACGGCCGGGCGCATCTGATCGACTTCGGGTTGGCGAGAATCATCGGCAGCGAACCGGAGAAGGCGGGAGCGGACACGGATGTTCCGGAGGAGAAGCGGCTGCGCCGCGAATGTGCGCCCCGGGCGGACTGGTATGCGCTCGGGCATCTGTTGCTGTTTTTGCTGTACAGCTCCTACCCGGGCGCCCCGGGGGACGAGCCGCCTGCAGGCGAATCTCCCGATCCCGGCTGGGAACGGGAACTGGAGCTGCTGCCGCAGACGCGCCGGTTGCTGAAGCGGCTGCTTCAATCGGAACGCGCCTACGAATCGTGGCCGGCGCTGGAGGAAGATTGGCAGGCGGCCCTGCTGGCAAGCTCCTGCGGTGTTTCCAGCCAATCTTAG
- a CDS encoding CapA family protein — MQSRAERKEAEKRKKRARRNNMLFYTIISAVLAGCAIYLAVLASGDDGASEPSGGTIAVTPNPPAVSSAPASPSAPAHEPEPSPSAAHSGAPQAKAVTIHFAGDVMFGARVGDVLAKQGYDYPYQSVRRYLSDADLTIVNLETAVTEAGEEQAKQYVYRSSPQALPALKKSGVDIVNLANNHSMDYGVSGLLDTFRHLDEAGIAYVGAGRNIDEAYAPRIVEKNGVKIAVLGFTRVYEEAWWQASSEPGVAGTYDYRVPRALEAIRQAKSEADLVVVIAHWGVERKETPEPYQTALARRYIDEGADLVVGGHPHVVQGFETYKGKWIAYSLGNFIFTVNPNPLTWNSMILQAACTVQGDCDLTAVPVSAAKVGLPEPMEGEEAKRLLERLSALSPNAKVDADGKVREDRPKPTIVPPPLPTATPHATAPSPTPKPTPSPSVKPSQAAKPSPKPSAAPSTTVVPSGAESPAASSSAPSKPPGSRN, encoded by the coding sequence ATGCAGTCCAGAGCCGAGCGGAAAGAGGCGGAGAAACGCAAAAAACGAGCCAGGCGCAACAACATGCTGTTTTATACGATCATTTCCGCCGTGCTCGCCGGATGCGCCATCTACTTGGCCGTTCTGGCGTCGGGAGACGACGGGGCGTCCGAACCGTCGGGCGGAACGATCGCGGTCACGCCGAATCCGCCGGCCGTCTCATCGGCGCCGGCTTCGCCGTCGGCTCCCGCGCACGAACCGGAGCCGTCGCCTTCCGCGGCGCATTCCGGGGCCCCCCAAGCGAAAGCCGTTACGATCCATTTCGCCGGCGACGTGATGTTCGGCGCCCGCGTCGGCGACGTGCTCGCGAAGCAGGGCTACGACTATCCCTATCAATCGGTCCGGCGGTATTTGTCGGACGCCGACCTGACGATCGTCAATCTGGAGACGGCCGTTACGGAGGCGGGAGAGGAGCAGGCCAAGCAATATGTTTACCGCAGCTCTCCGCAAGCGCTGCCCGCGCTGAAAAAATCCGGCGTGGACATCGTCAATCTGGCGAACAACCACTCGATGGATTACGGGGTGTCGGGCTTGCTGGATACGTTCCGCCATCTGGACGAGGCCGGGATCGCGTACGTCGGAGCGGGGCGGAACATCGATGAAGCATATGCTCCCCGCATCGTGGAGAAGAACGGCGTCAAGATCGCCGTGCTCGGATTCACGCGCGTATACGAGGAAGCCTGGTGGCAGGCGAGCAGCGAGCCCGGGGTGGCGGGCACGTACGATTACCGCGTCCCGCGGGCGCTCGAAGCGATCCGCCAGGCGAAATCCGAGGCCGATCTGGTCGTGGTGATCGCCCACTGGGGCGTCGAGCGCAAGGAAACGCCGGAGCCTTACCAGACCGCGCTGGCGCGCCGGTACATAGACGAGGGGGCCGACCTCGTCGTCGGCGGTCATCCTCATGTGGTTCAGGGCTTCGAGACGTATAAAGGCAAGTGGATCGCTTACAGTCTCGGCAATTTTATTTTTACGGTGAACCCGAATCCGCTCACCTGGAACTCGATGATATTGCAAGCGGCCTGCACCGTCCAAGGGGACTGCGACCTGACGGCCGTCCCGGTTTCGGCCGCGAAGGTCGGTTTGCCCGAACCGATGGAAGGCGAGGAAGCGAAGCGGCTGCTGGAGCGGCTGTCCGCGCTTTCGCCGAATGCGAAGGTGGATGCCGACGGCAAGGTGCGCGAGGATCGGCCGAAGCCGACGATCGTTCCTCCGCCGCTTCCGACCGCGACGCCGCACGCGACGGCCCCGTCGCCGACGCCCAAGCCGACGCCTTCGCCTTCGGTCAAACCGTCCCAAGCGGCGAAGCCGTCGCCGAAACCTTCGGCGGCGCCGTCGACGACGGTTGTCCCGTCCGGCGCCGAATCGCCGGCGGCATCGTCCTCGGCGCCTTCCAAACCGCCGGGCAGCCGAAATTGA
- a CDS encoding RNA polymerase sigma factor, whose protein sequence is MSERNFDYLKNWAPGNDCRELLNELMSAYGNDVWNYVFSLTRNPHQTDDIVQDVFLKIYRKLGSFRGDSSIKTWIFKIARNTVYDYNRSAFLRKVMLIGFVTESESCVSAEQEVMRRQASEEVWEQVMKLPVKHREALVLFAHHQMSLQEIADLLGVQVGTVKSRLYHARQKLSKWKEERQQDEND, encoded by the coding sequence TTGTCGGAGCGTAATTTCGACTATTTAAAGAACTGGGCGCCCGGCAACGACTGCCGCGAGCTGCTCAACGAGCTGATGAGCGCCTACGGCAACGATGTGTGGAACTATGTGTTCTCCTTGACTCGTAATCCGCACCAGACAGACGATATCGTGCAGGACGTCTTCCTGAAAATTTACCGCAAATTGGGGTCGTTCCGGGGGGACAGCTCCATCAAGACGTGGATTTTCAAAATTGCCCGCAACACGGTATACGATTACAACCGTTCCGCTTTTTTACGCAAAGTGATGCTGATCGGGTTCGTGACGGAGAGCGAGTCCTGCGTGTCGGCCGAGCAGGAAGTGATGCGCAGGCAGGCGTCGGAAGAGGTTTGGGAGCAGGTCATGAAGCTGCCCGTCAAGCACCGGGAGGCTTTGGTGCTGTTCGCGCATCACCAGATGTCGTTGCAGGAAATCGCGGATCTGCTCGGCGTGCAGGTGGGCACGGTCAAATCCAGGCTGTACCACGCCCGGCAAAAGCTGAGCAAGTGGAAAGAGGAGCGCCAACAGGATGAAAACGACTAA
- a CDS encoding TerC family protein — MELFSAEWFAALFSIIMIDLVLAGDNAVVIGLAARNVPKNQQKKVIFWGTAGAIAIRIAATLAVAWLLMIPGLRGIGGIVLVWIAYKLLADEKEHEIKAQASFWAALWTIVVADAAMGLDNVLAIGGAAHGDPWLVIIGLLISIPIVVWGSTLVIRLIERFPVILYLGGAILAYTAAKMIVEEPLIHDLFENGVVHYSFIAIVVIGVVLAGYLRKQQKTKAQQQKLAQAVNAESAAASERNR, encoded by the coding sequence ATGGAATTGTTTAGCGCAGAATGGTTTGCGGCATTGTTCTCCATCATTATGATCGACCTCGTCCTGGCAGGAGACAATGCGGTGGTCATCGGTTTGGCCGCCCGTAACGTGCCGAAGAATCAGCAGAAAAAAGTCATCTTTTGGGGAACCGCGGGGGCGATCGCGATCCGGATCGCCGCCACCCTGGCCGTCGCTTGGCTGCTGATGATCCCCGGGCTTCGCGGCATCGGCGGCATCGTGCTCGTATGGATCGCGTATAAGCTGCTGGCCGACGAGAAGGAGCACGAGATCAAAGCCCAAGCGAGCTTCTGGGCCGCCCTCTGGACGATTGTCGTCGCGGACGCGGCCATGGGCCTCGACAACGTGCTGGCCATCGGCGGCGCCGCTCACGGCGATCCGTGGCTGGTTATCATCGGCTTGCTGATCAGCATTCCGATTGTCGTCTGGGGCAGCACGCTGGTGATCAGGCTGATCGAACGGTTCCCGGTTATCCTCTACCTCGGCGGCGCCATTCTGGCGTATACGGCCGCCAAGATGATCGTGGAAGAGCCGCTCATTCACGACCTGTTCGAAAACGGCGTCGTTCACTACAGCTTCATCGCCATTGTGGTCATCGGCGTTGTGCTCGCCGGTTATCTCCGCAAGCAGCAAAAAACCAAAGCGCAGCAGCAAAAGCTGGCGCAAGCGGTCAATGCCGAATCGGCCGCGGCGTCCGAGCGCAACCGTTAA
- a CDS encoding serine hydrolase domain-containing protein — protein MTYERSDFSNLYRFIEQAVRSGELPSAVVGIGDRNGILDRKAFGARADGTPVGEDAIYPVFSVTKPIVGLAVMRLWERGVIHPGQAVAQHLPEFGENGKQGIKIWHLLTHTAGLDQSPIDRWFEGELPDEALGHSALYEAIASTAPKFPPGTAVAYDNAAFTVLAELIRRVTGQDCETYLREQILSPLGMRDTGFEVSAEQAGRLISVLAPEAYKAREEAYLKAKLPSGGLFSTAGDLLRLGRALLNEGRYDGGSIVHPATLREMIRPQTAAIDSEPDKAVFGLTWRLHVHNRGIINRDLYGHNGMGGCMFWIYPKQGVSFVLLTNFIGSRLDKVHIHNVFASCLKE, from the coding sequence TTGACGTATGAGCGTTCGGACTTTTCCAATCTGTATCGTTTTATCGAACAAGCGGTTCGATCCGGCGAACTGCCTTCGGCTGTAGTCGGAATCGGGGACCGGAATGGCATCCTGGATAGGAAAGCGTTCGGAGCCCGGGCGGACGGAACGCCGGTCGGCGAGGACGCCATCTACCCGGTGTTTTCGGTCACGAAGCCGATCGTCGGCCTGGCGGTTATGCGTTTGTGGGAGCGGGGAGTGATTCATCCGGGACAAGCGGTTGCCCAACATCTGCCCGAGTTCGGGGAGAACGGCAAGCAGGGGATCAAAATCTGGCATCTGCTCACGCATACGGCCGGATTGGATCAATCCCCGATCGATCGGTGGTTCGAGGGAGAACTGCCGGACGAAGCGTTGGGTCATTCGGCGCTATATGAAGCGATTGCGTCGACGGCTCCCAAATTCCCGCCAGGCACGGCCGTCGCTTACGACAACGCGGCGTTCACCGTGCTGGCGGAGCTGATTCGCCGCGTAACGGGCCAAGATTGCGAGACGTATCTGCGGGAGCAGATTTTGTCGCCGCTGGGTATGCGGGACACCGGCTTCGAGGTGTCCGCCGAACAGGCGGGGCGGCTCATTTCCGTCCTGGCTCCGGAGGCTTACAAGGCGAGAGAGGAAGCGTATCTGAAGGCGAAGCTGCCGTCCGGCGGACTGTTCAGCACGGCGGGCGATCTGCTGCGGCTGGGCCGGGCGCTGCTGAACGAAGGCCGATACGACGGCGGCTCGATCGTTCATCCCGCGACGCTGAGAGAAATGATCCGGCCGCAGACGGCCGCGATCGATTCCGAACCGGACAAAGCGGTTTTCGGCCTGACATGGCGGCTGCATGTCCACAACCGGGGAATCATCAACCGGGACTTGTACGGACATAACGGAATGGGCGGCTGCATGTTCTGGATATACCCGAAGCAGGGGGTGTCCTTCGTGCTGCTGACGAACTTCATCGGATCGCGGCTCGATAAAGTACATATCCATAACGTGTTCGCATCCTGTTTGAAGGAATAG
- the pepF gene encoding oligoendopeptidase F: MNQVVKRSEVPQEYRWRLEDLFPDSAAWDKEYEEVKKLLTKLPAYHGKLNNAASIKAVFALEDEISLHAERLYVYANMKHHEDMADPTYQALSDKAKKLSVEVNESLSFITPEILALSEDELRKLIADPELSFYKRTLEEMLRTKPHVLSKTEEALLAQAGNIAQAPGTIFGMINNADMKFPKIKNEQGEEVELTHGRYIQFLESRDRNVRRSAFEAMYATYGKLKNTLASTLAANINKNLFYAKARKYPSALEMSLFGDHIPLTVYTNLIDTIHEHLPLMHRYMALRKKLLKLDELHMYDLFVPLVEQYDMKITFDEAKKTVFDSLQPLGEEYLSVLRDSFESGWIDIYENEGKRSGAYSWGAYGTHPYVLLNHKDNLNSMFTLAHEMGHAMHSYLSDANQEYRYAQYTIFLAEVASTLNEALLMDYLLKRSDDPKQKLYLLTYYADQFRTTVFRQTMFAEFEKIIHDKAEAGESLTPQSLSAIYYDLNKKYYGDVMTVDQDIEMEWARIPHFYTSFYVYKYATGFSAATSFAKQILDEGDPAVNRYLGFLKSGGNDYSINILKKAGVDMSTPQPIRDAMSVFEDVLNQLEELTK; the protein is encoded by the coding sequence ATGAATCAGGTTGTCAAACGGTCCGAAGTGCCGCAAGAGTACCGCTGGAGACTGGAGGATTTGTTTCCCGACTCCGCCGCTTGGGACAAGGAGTACGAGGAAGTCAAGAAATTGCTGACCAAGCTGCCGGCGTATCACGGCAAGCTGAACAACGCCGCTTCGATCAAAGCCGTGTTCGCGCTGGAGGATGAAATCTCGCTGCATGCGGAACGCCTTTACGTGTACGCCAACATGAAGCATCACGAGGACATGGCCGATCCGACGTATCAGGCGTTAAGCGACAAAGCCAAAAAACTCAGCGTCGAAGTGAACGAATCGCTCTCCTTTATTACTCCGGAGATCTTGGCGCTCAGCGAGGACGAACTGCGCAAGCTGATTGCCGATCCCGAGCTGTCGTTCTACAAGCGCACGCTTGAAGAGATGCTCCGCACCAAGCCGCATGTGCTCTCGAAAACCGAGGAAGCGCTGCTGGCCCAGGCCGGCAACATCGCCCAGGCACCCGGCACGATCTTCGGCATGATCAACAACGCGGACATGAAATTTCCGAAGATCAAAAACGAACAGGGCGAAGAAGTCGAATTGACGCACGGCCGATACATACAGTTCCTGGAAAGCCGCGACCGCAACGTCCGCCGGTCGGCGTTCGAAGCGATGTACGCGACATACGGCAAGCTGAAAAACACGCTCGCCTCCACGCTGGCCGCCAACATCAACAAAAACCTGTTTTACGCCAAAGCCCGCAAATATCCGTCTGCTCTGGAGATGTCGCTGTTCGGAGACCATATTCCGCTGACTGTGTACACGAATCTGATCGACACGATTCACGAGCATCTGCCGCTGATGCACCGGTACATGGCGCTTCGCAAAAAGCTGCTGAAGCTTGACGAGCTGCACATGTACGATCTGTTCGTGCCCCTCGTCGAGCAGTACGACATGAAAATTACGTTCGACGAAGCGAAGAAGACGGTTTTCGACAGCCTGCAGCCGCTGGGCGAGGAATATTTGTCGGTTCTGCGCGACAGCTTCGAAAGCGGCTGGATCGATATTTACGAGAACGAAGGAAAACGAAGCGGCGCGTATAGCTGGGGCGCCTACGGAACGCATCCGTACGTCCTGCTCAATCACAAGGACAACCTGAACAGCATGTTCACGCTCGCTCACGAGATGGGACATGCGATGCATTCGTACTTGTCCGACGCGAATCAGGAGTACCGGTACGCGCAGTATACGATTTTCCTCGCCGAGGTCGCGTCCACGCTGAACGAAGCGCTGCTGATGGACTATCTGCTGAAACGGTCGGACGATCCGAAGCAGAAGCTGTATCTGCTGACCTATTATGCCGACCAGTTCCGCACCACCGTCTTCCGCCAGACGATGTTCGCGGAGTTCGAGAAGATCATCCACGACAAGGCGGAAGCGGGAGAATCGCTGACGCCGCAGTCGCTGAGCGCCATCTATTACGACCTGAACAAGAAGTATTACGGCGACGTCATGACCGTCGATCAGGACATCGAGATGGAGTGGGCGCGTATTCCTCACTTCTATACGAGCTTCTATGTCTATAAATATGCGACGGGCTTTTCCGCTGCCACCAGCTTCGCCAAACAAATTCTGGACGAAGGCGATCCGGCCGTGAACCGTTATCTGGGCTTCCTGAAAAGCGGCGGCAACGATTATTCCATCAACATCCTGAAAAAAGCGGGCGTCGACATGTCCACCCCGCAGCCGATCCGGGATGCTATGAGCGTATTTGAAGACGTGCTGAACCAGTTGGAGGAATTGACGAAGTAA
- a CDS encoding fumarylacetoacetate hydrolase family protein has translation MSRNASLNDVRNIYCVGRNYAQHAAELGNAVPQSPMFFSKPTHSLVPADGRTIWLPGGRGDIHHELEWVAYIGGEHTPGGDPAGAVTAFALGLDLTLRDVQDGLKAKGHPWLAAKGFRHSAPITPFVPMTDAVWADLADKPFALLKNGSLVQEGRLSGMIFGLQRLLDDCAEQFGLSAGDLLFTGTPHGVGKVEDGDRLELLWDGRSLGSCELRLI, from the coding sequence GTGAGCCGCAACGCGAGCTTGAACGATGTGCGCAACATTTATTGCGTGGGGCGCAATTACGCCCAACATGCCGCCGAATTGGGCAATGCGGTGCCTCAGTCACCGATGTTTTTCTCCAAGCCGACGCATTCGCTGGTGCCGGCCGACGGACGGACCATTTGGCTTCCGGGCGGGCGCGGCGATATTCATCACGAATTGGAATGGGTCGCGTACATCGGCGGCGAGCATACGCCCGGGGGAGATCCGGCCGGCGCCGTGACCGCGTTCGCGCTCGGGCTGGATCTGACGCTGCGCGATGTGCAGGACGGATTGAAAGCCAAGGGACATCCTTGGCTGGCGGCCAAAGGGTTCAGGCATTCCGCGCCGATTACTCCGTTTGTTCCGATGACGGACGCGGTGTGGGCCGATTTGGCGGACAAGCCGTTCGCGCTGCTGAAGAACGGCTCGCTCGTGCAGGAAGGACGGCTCAGCGGCATGATCTTCGGCCTGCAGCGGCTTCTCGACGACTGCGCCGAACAGTTCGGCCTGTCGGCGGGGGATCTGCTGTTTACCGGAACGCCGCACGGCGTCGGCAAGGTGGAGGACGGCGACCGGCTGGAGCTGCTCTGGGACGGACGGAGCCTGGGATCCTGCGAGCTTCGTCTGATCTAA
- a CDS encoding DUF92 domain-containing protein — protein sequence MLWLKLGAGFIGSSVIAGVAYRKHSLSAEGAAAAVVIGTALTAAQEAAWFLTMIAFFVSSSVWSRLGKKSKQAAAQGYEKGDRRDAGQVFANGGLATAIALAAAFMPEAWAEGWSWAFAGAMAAVTADTWATEIGGWSRSQPRSIVTGRRVEPGTSGGVTPLGLAAAASGAIFIGLVFGGLQWAFGGQAADLVLALAAGLIGGVAGSLADSWVGAVWQRMNRCGVCGCDVEALSHCGRPTRYVRGARYMNNDAVNAICSAVGALTGAIAAWAAAVISG from the coding sequence ATGTTATGGTTAAAATTAGGCGCCGGTTTCATCGGCAGCTCCGTCATTGCGGGAGTGGCTTACCGGAAACATTCGCTCTCGGCAGAAGGCGCCGCCGCGGCCGTCGTGATCGGCACCGCGTTGACCGCCGCTCAGGAAGCGGCTTGGTTCCTGACGATGATCGCCTTCTTCGTGTCGTCGTCCGTATGGTCCCGGCTCGGCAAGAAGAGCAAACAGGCGGCCGCGCAAGGCTACGAGAAAGGAGACCGCCGGGACGCGGGGCAAGTGTTCGCGAACGGAGGATTGGCGACGGCGATCGCGCTCGCGGCCGCTTTCATGCCCGAAGCATGGGCGGAAGGGTGGAGCTGGGCGTTCGCGGGGGCCATGGCTGCGGTCACGGCGGATACATGGGCGACGGAGATCGGCGGCTGGAGCCGCAGCCAACCGCGCTCCATCGTCACGGGCAGACGGGTGGAGCCCGGAACGTCCGGCGGCGTAACGCCGTTGGGGCTGGCGGCGGCGGCTTCCGGAGCTATCTTCATCGGCCTGGTTTTCGGAGGGCTGCAGTGGGCGTTCGGCGGGCAAGCGGCGGATCTCGTTCTCGCGCTGGCGGCAGGACTGATCGGCGGCGTCGCCGGTTCCCTGGCCGATTCCTGGGTCGGGGCGGTATGGCAGCGCATGAACCGCTGCGGCGTTTGCGGCTGCGATGTGGAAGCATTATCGCATTGCGGCCGGCCGACCCGCTATGTAAGGGGCGCGAGGTATATGAACAACGACGCGGTGAACGCTATTTGTTCGGCCGTCGGAGCGTTGACTGGGGCCATTGCCGCTTGGGCGGCGGCGGTTATTAGCGGGTAA
- a CDS encoding thiamine diphosphokinase, which produces MPQRIWIFGGGDLEAWALEELVRDDRLVGADRGAWFLVSNGYRPELSIGDFDSVTAEEAALIRENSASYADCDAVDKDKTDLELALDWAIAERPAEIVVVGATGTRFDHTLANVQLLRKASEAGIPCRIVDARNEIRLARGGERTLVRKGPYHYVSLLPLAGEVRGITLTGFRYPLNDATLPVGSTLGVSNELLGESGVVESASGDLLVISSRLDRPSADARP; this is translated from the coding sequence ATGCCGCAGCGAATCTGGATTTTCGGCGGCGGCGATCTGGAAGCCTGGGCGCTGGAGGAGCTTGTCCGGGACGACCGGCTCGTCGGCGCCGACCGCGGAGCCTGGTTTCTGGTCAGCAACGGTTATCGCCCGGAGCTGTCGATCGGGGATTTCGATTCGGTGACGGCGGAGGAGGCCGCGCTCATCCGCGAGAACAGCGCCTCGTACGCGGACTGCGATGCGGTGGACAAGGACAAGACCGATCTTGAGCTGGCGCTCGATTGGGCTATCGCCGAGCGCCCTGCCGAGATTGTGGTCGTGGGCGCAACCGGCACCCGCTTCGACCATACGCTGGCGAACGTCCAACTGCTGCGCAAAGCTTCCGAGGCCGGCATCCCCTGCCGCATCGTCGACGCCCGCAACGAGATCCGGCTGGCGCGAGGCGGGGAACGGACGCTTGTCCGCAAAGGGCCTTATCATTACGTATCTCTGCTGCCTCTGGCCGGAGAGGTGCGGGGAATTACGCTGACGGGGTTCCGCTATCCCCTGAACGACGCGACCTTGCCCGTCGGCAGCACGCTTGGCGTCAGCAACGAGCTGCTCGGCGAATCCGGCGTCGTGGAGTCGGCATCCGGCGATTTGCTCGTCATCTCGAGCCGCCTGGACCGTCCTTCCGCCGATGCGCGGCCGTAA
- a CDS encoding sulfite exporter TauE/SafE family protein, with product MDVTFTQWIWALVAGVLIGFNKTGIPTLGILVVALMASVFPAKESVGIVTPMLIAADLIAIVYYRRTVVWKSLFSLIPSVSVGLLLGFALLGYIEDGQLSVLLGTIVLALIVIHVFKDWLESKLQIRFTQSRVFHAILGLLAGFTTMVGNAAGGIMAIYLLSKGMRKQEFVGTGAWFFFIVNVVKVPFTAYLGLITPETLLFNAWTIPAIAAGGLLGIKTLPLIPQKHFQAIVLGLAALGGLRLLFA from the coding sequence ATGGACGTTACCTTCACCCAATGGATATGGGCCCTCGTCGCGGGAGTGCTGATCGGCTTCAACAAAACCGGAATTCCGACGCTGGGCATCCTCGTCGTCGCCCTGATGGCGTCCGTCTTTCCGGCGAAAGAATCGGTGGGCATCGTTACGCCCATGCTGATCGCGGCCGACCTCATCGCCATCGTCTATTACCGCCGGACGGTCGTGTGGAAGTCCCTGTTCAGCCTGATTCCGTCGGTATCCGTCGGTCTGCTGCTCGGCTTCGCCTTGCTCGGCTATATCGAAGACGGCCAATTGTCGGTGCTGCTCGGAACGATCGTCCTCGCCCTGATCGTCATTCACGTGTTCAAGGACTGGTTGGAGAGCAAGCTGCAGATCCGGTTCACGCAATCGCGCGTATTCCACGCGATACTAGGGCTGCTGGCCGGGTTCACCACGATGGTCGGAAATGCCGCAGGGGGCATCATGGCGATATATCTTCTCTCCAAAGGTATGCGCAAGCAGGAGTTCGTAGGCACGGGCGCCTGGTTTTTCTTTATCGTCAACGTCGTCAAAGTGCCCTTCACCGCTTATCTGGGATTAATCACGCCGGAGACGCTGCTGTTCAACGCCTGGACGATCCCGGCGATCGCGGCCGGCGGACTGCTCGGCATCAAGACGCTGCCGCTGATCCCGCAGAAGCATTTCCAGGCGATCGTGTTGGGGCTAGCGGCGCTTGGCGGACTCCGGCTGCTGTTCGCCTGA